In Gimesia benthica, a single window of DNA contains:
- a CDS encoding vWA domain-containing protein, which translates to MNLNRFLEKLFGIQSSTWAEGGQWSAQWVGLPSGDRMLFLILGVVVLVAGGWWLYQRDARQIPLLRRCLLYSIRIALVLLVIAMLLEPILVLSKEEKIPSHLLVLLDTSQSMSLKDAWQDEERAMEMARSLGMSSDVDVLRRMNRLQLAQKMVTPSFLKDLSADGKRTVHLHGFNDKFNPEALSDSEEWRAGGNATAIASSLRQALLSYSGMPLSGVLLISDGQSTSGEPPEEVLQMLSDEGIPLVAVGMGTTDGPRNVAITELEVSPVIFVQDANQLTVHIESRGMQTQSATLLIEQRRNGGPWQEFIREDVVLNLEGQLQPRTYQFTETKTGKVEFRANIIDAGPEISQDDNLASAEVRVIRQRLNVLFIAGSTFPEVQFLRNTFLRDRQINLSTWLMAADKTYEHPGDLPIRRLPVTQEELNDYDCVILYDPDPNGWPVNFPELLTNFVTKAGGGLVYIAGEMQTASMFDHQSDPTLDWLNLLPVIREPGLFRSQVQIRLSARSPWKLDVTTQGVQDPIFNFASDRQANEQLLKNLPGMFWHFPVTKAKPGATVLAVHADPRMRNEYGQEVLIASQRVGPGWSIFIGFDSTYRWRYLNEQLFDGFWARVVDRAGRSKQLGGNYPFRLSMPQAQYQPGEQAKVVARFLDESQIEPGLQRLYGEVERGDEQPIPLTLTEGNQRGEFSTNFPVPSPGTYFVRVWMGDEAAGASVKAATMPIKVEFPNQELQNPTLNQAYLETMSSSTGGRVYQLSETNDIVGAFKIKEVSRFLEERQEIWDAPIFYILIFGLLVTEWILRKWCRLI; encoded by the coding sequence GTGAACTTGAACCGATTTCTGGAAAAACTGTTTGGTATTCAATCCTCGACCTGGGCCGAAGGTGGCCAGTGGTCCGCGCAGTGGGTTGGCTTGCCTTCAGGAGATCGGATGCTCTTTCTGATTCTGGGAGTCGTCGTACTGGTAGCTGGCGGCTGGTGGTTGTATCAACGGGATGCAAGGCAGATACCCCTGCTCCGCCGCTGTCTGTTGTACTCAATCCGAATCGCTCTGGTCCTGCTGGTGATTGCCATGCTGCTCGAACCAATTCTGGTATTGAGTAAAGAGGAAAAAATTCCTTCGCATCTGCTGGTCCTGTTGGATACATCGCAGTCCATGTCGCTGAAGGATGCCTGGCAGGATGAAGAACGGGCCATGGAAATGGCACGCAGTCTGGGGATGTCGTCAGACGTGGATGTTCTCCGCAGAATGAACCGCCTGCAACTTGCACAGAAAATGGTGACACCATCGTTTCTGAAAGACCTGTCTGCTGACGGAAAACGCACGGTCCACCTGCATGGGTTCAATGATAAGTTCAATCCAGAGGCATTATCAGACTCTGAGGAATGGCGCGCCGGTGGAAATGCGACTGCTATCGCCAGTTCTCTTCGCCAGGCACTGCTTTCCTATTCCGGGATGCCTCTCTCGGGGGTTTTACTGATCAGCGATGGACAATCGACGTCTGGAGAACCCCCGGAAGAAGTCTTGCAGATGCTGTCTGATGAAGGAATCCCTCTGGTTGCGGTTGGTATGGGGACAACAGATGGACCGCGGAATGTCGCGATTACAGAACTCGAAGTCAGCCCGGTGATATTTGTGCAGGATGCGAATCAGCTCACGGTGCATATTGAATCACGGGGAATGCAGACTCAATCTGCGACCCTGCTGATTGAACAGCGACGCAATGGTGGCCCCTGGCAGGAATTCATTCGCGAGGATGTCGTGCTTAACCTTGAAGGCCAGTTACAACCGCGGACGTATCAGTTCACTGAAACAAAAACCGGTAAGGTCGAATTTCGAGCAAATATTATCGATGCGGGGCCGGAAATCTCGCAGGATGATAATCTGGCCTCCGCCGAAGTACGCGTGATTCGACAGCGGTTGAATGTCCTGTTTATTGCAGGATCGACCTTTCCTGAAGTTCAGTTTCTGCGAAATACGTTTTTACGGGATCGCCAGATTAATCTTTCGACCTGGCTCATGGCGGCTGATAAAACCTATGAACATCCGGGCGATCTGCCAATTCGTCGTCTGCCGGTCACTCAGGAAGAACTCAACGATTATGACTGCGTGATATTGTACGATCCTGACCCCAACGGCTGGCCCGTTAATTTTCCGGAGTTGCTTACGAATTTTGTGACCAAAGCAGGAGGCGGACTGGTCTATATTGCCGGTGAAATGCAGACTGCGAGTATGTTCGATCATCAGTCTGATCCTACCCTGGACTGGTTAAACTTATTGCCCGTTATTCGAGAGCCGGGACTCTTTCGTTCTCAAGTTCAGATTCGCTTGAGTGCTCGCTCTCCCTGGAAACTGGATGTGACTACTCAGGGAGTCCAGGATCCCATTTTTAACTTTGCCAGTGATCGTCAGGCAAATGAGCAGCTTCTGAAAAATTTACCCGGTATGTTCTGGCACTTTCCTGTGACCAAAGCGAAACCGGGGGCGACGGTGCTCGCGGTTCATGCGGATCCCCGCATGCGAAATGAATACGGTCAGGAGGTTCTGATCGCCTCGCAACGCGTGGGACCCGGCTGGTCGATTTTTATCGGTTTTGACAGTACCTATCGCTGGCGGTATCTGAATGAGCAGTTGTTTGACGGATTCTGGGCACGAGTCGTGGATCGGGCCGGCAGAAGCAAACAACTGGGAGGGAATTACCCTTTCCGGCTTTCGATGCCACAGGCACAGTACCAGCCCGGAGAACAGGCTAAGGTAGTCGCCCGTTTTCTGGATGAGAGCCAGATCGAGCCTGGTCTACAGCGTTTATACGGTGAAGTGGAGCGCGGTGATGAACAGCCGATTCCACTGACGTTGACAGAAGGCAATCAAAGAGGTGAATTCTCTACGAACTTTCCGGTGCCGTCACCTGGGACGTATTTTGTCCGTGTCTGGATGGGAGATGAAGCAGCCGGGGCGAGTGTGAAGGCGGCTACCATGCCGATAAAAGTCGAATTTCCAAATCAGGAACTGCAAAATCCGACTCTGAACCAAGCATATTTGGAGACCATGTCGAGTTCGACGGGAGGTCGGGTCTATCAGTTGTCAGAAACGAACGACATTGTAGGCGCTTTTAAAATTAAAGAAGTCTCCCGCTTTCTGGAAGAACGTCAGGAAATCTGGGATGCACCAATCTTCTATATCTTAATCTTTGGTTTACTGGTTACAGAATGGATTTTGCGAAAGTGGTGCCGTCTGATTTAA